The genome window ataaaatcaaagcaaacacattttatgttttcgaatagtgcaatttatttgtggAGTTTATTGAAGAATATCGTTGGAAGTGCATTTACTTGGAAACGCCAGAGTTTTCCAAGATCCAGTCCAAGTAGCTGGTCACACGGGTGAAACCAGCTGGGGCACCAGACTCGCAACCAGCGCTGGACACGAAGGAGGTGACACCGATGAGCACCTTGCTGGAAGCCAGAACCAATGGGCCACCAGAGTCACCGTTGCAGGTGGAGGTCTTGTTGGGGGTGGCAATGCAGATGACCTTGGAGGTGGCGATCAATGAGCCGTAGGTGCTCTGGCAGGTGGCGACGGAAACAACATCGAAGGTCTCGTACTGCAGAGTGTTGGCAACACTGGTGGCAGCGTCGGAGGTCTTGCCCCAGCCGGAGGCGATGGCCTTCTCACCGGCATAGGTGGAGTAGCTGCTGGCAATAGCGGGCAAAGCAACCTTGTTGATGTCCGAGGTGAAGGCAACGGATGGGGTCTTGATCAGGGAGATATCGTTTCTCAACACAACGGAGTTGTAGCTGGCGTGCTGAATGAAGTTGGAGCTGGCAACGGTCTGAGTGAGCTTGGCGCTAGTGCGGACGGTGGCACCGTAGTAGATGGTCACAGAGGAGGCACtgcacaaaatattaaagcgTTAAGAGGATGATGATTGCAAATTGAGTAATGTTTTTCTGCTTACCCGCTGGTGCAGTGAGCAGCAGTCAGAACCCAGGTGTTGTCAATGATGGAACCACCGCACCACCAGCTGCCGCTGGTGCTGCCGAAGCTAAGTCCGACCTGGTAGGGGAACTGACCGGCCGAGGCAGTCAATCCGTTGGTGATGCGACCCTGGATGGAGGGGACAGCGGGCAAGTCACGAGGATGCACGGGGGCACCCTGTGGCAAGACGCCAGCGGACACGGAGGCAATAGCCAGAGCAAGAACTACGAGCACTTTCATGTTGATCGTTTGCCGTATAACGAATAATTTTCCACTGACCATTCTGACAATTTATATACTTCGAAAATGGCCTTATCAGTAGTTAAAAGTTCGAGTTTATCAATGGAAGCTTTTGGTTTTCCAAGTACTAACGATCCCTTTTCGTCTATTCTCCTTCCGGCGCTTGAGTATCACAGTCTACGTAATGACCAGAATGAAATCCATATCAGGCACTGTTGGAAAGATAAGCCAGCAGCAATTAAGTGCTCTCAAGAACTGAGAGTGCCGCTGAACTCGGAACGTGGACACTTGAGTGATACGAACTGATTGCTATTTATGATCGCAATTGACTGCATAATGTTCGTTAGACGACTGATGACCAGTTTCATGGAAGTGGGTTTCCCACGAAATATTATGGTGAATTTACCCTCTCCAGAATTGGGTATTACCACTTTTGGCAGCTGGTAAAAGTTGCAACTCATCGATAAACTATCTTCATTTTGCACTGCGAAAgtttcatattattttcatcAAAGCTTTCGTTGCTCTAAGTTCAGCCAAACTTTGTCTTTTTAGgtttaatattgttgaatattatcaACAACTTCTTTTAATGTATGCGGACTTTGCACTAGTTTATGCGCATTTAAAATCGGTAACTAATATAATCTAGTTGTTTATCTATTACATTACTTAGCGCTTTAGGCAAATTCCTTGATATTATTgtccattttaattttagaaattcGTGAAATTCTTATCGAAATTGATAAACGAATGAACATATTAGTATTAAATGCGAATGGATTTCGTTATCTCCATTGAACTTTAGCTATGGCGAGATTTGATATTTTTAGCTGAAATTGAACAATTCATTGGTGGATTGGGAAAAACATCTTAAGAAATCACATAAAACCTAAGAAAGGAGTCAATAAATTAAGAAGTACTACATAGATTGAATGAACTCATATTATTCGATTAGGTGAAATGCGCCGTAATGATAATTGATTGTGGTCTTTATTATCGCTGGAGTGCGTTGATGAAATTTATGTGTACTCGCCACGGAGTCAAGTGTTTGGACTTTCCCGTAGCGATTAGCCATATCATGCTCTTAAGAAATACTCGTACATTCTCGTATTCCTAGTATGCGGAGTATGTGTTGTCCCAAATGTTGCAAGGTCATTACATAAAACTAGACACTGGGGCGCTGGTCAGTTGA of Drosophila nasuta strain 15112-1781.00 chromosome 3, ASM2355853v1, whole genome shotgun sequence contains these proteins:
- the LOC132791990 gene encoding serine protease 1-like, with the protein product MKVLVVLALAIASVSAGVLPQGAPVHPRDLPAVPSIQGRITNGLTASAGQFPYQVGLSFGSTSGSWWCGGSIIDNTWVLTAAHCTSGASSVTIYYGATVRTSAKLTQTVASSNFIQHASYNSVVLRNDISLIKTPSVAFTSDINKVALPAIASSYSTYAGEKAIASGWGKTSDAATSVANTLQYETFDVVSVATCQSTYGSLIATSKVICIATPNKTSTCNGDSGGPLVLASSKVLIGVTSFVSSAGCESGAPAGFTRVTSYLDWILENSGVSK